The Nocardioides pantholopis genome window below encodes:
- the zwf gene encoding glucose-6-phosphate dehydrogenase: protein MERPCVIVLFGATGDLARRKLLPGLLHLFEAGLIVDARIVGTSLEDLDTEQFVKLAHEACLEFGKAQVSEEQFARFAGLLTYVPQGRGPHALAAAVAEAEAAFDPSGPYVGRLHYLSVPPKAALDVVHQLDEAGLVERSRIIMEKPFGTDLESAKRLNARLHQVFEERQIFRIDHFLGKEPAQNILAFRFANGLFEPIWNRNFIDHVQIDVPETLGLEGRTKFYESTGAYRDMVVTHLMQVLAFMAMEPPTSLAPDPISDEKNKVFTSMRPIDPNNVVRGQYAGYRGKDDVADDSDTETFVALKVEIDNWRWAGVPFYLRTGKKLAEGARIISIAFKEPPLSMFPAGSNAGTQGPDHLTFDLADQSKMSLSFYGKRPGPGLKLEKASMQFATHETTSSGAVLEAYERLIYDAIRGDHTLFTTAEGIETLWERSVPLLQDPPPVRLYAPGSWGPNAIHQLIAPHAWRLPFERSWRGVSR from the coding sequence ATGGAGCGACCGTGCGTGATCGTGCTGTTCGGGGCCACCGGCGACCTGGCTCGACGCAAGCTGCTGCCGGGGCTGCTCCACCTCTTCGAGGCGGGGCTGATCGTCGACGCCCGGATCGTGGGGACCTCGCTGGAGGATCTCGACACCGAGCAGTTCGTGAAGCTCGCCCACGAGGCGTGCCTGGAGTTCGGCAAGGCCCAGGTCAGCGAGGAGCAGTTCGCCCGGTTCGCCGGGCTGCTCACCTACGTGCCCCAGGGCCGGGGTCCGCACGCGCTGGCCGCGGCGGTCGCCGAGGCCGAGGCGGCCTTCGACCCGTCCGGGCCGTACGTGGGCCGCCTGCACTACCTCTCGGTGCCGCCGAAGGCCGCGCTGGACGTGGTGCACCAGCTCGACGAGGCCGGCCTGGTCGAGCGCTCCCGGATCATCATGGAGAAGCCCTTCGGCACCGACCTGGAGTCGGCCAAGCGGCTCAACGCCCGCCTGCACCAGGTCTTCGAGGAGCGGCAGATCTTCCGGATCGACCACTTCCTCGGCAAGGAGCCGGCGCAGAACATCCTGGCCTTCCGGTTCGCCAACGGCCTCTTCGAGCCGATCTGGAACCGCAACTTCATCGACCACGTGCAGATCGACGTCCCGGAGACCCTCGGCCTGGAGGGCCGCACCAAGTTCTACGAGTCCACCGGCGCCTACCGCGACATGGTGGTCACCCACCTGATGCAGGTGCTGGCGTTCATGGCGATGGAGCCGCCGACCTCGCTGGCGCCCGACCCGATCAGCGACGAGAAGAACAAGGTGTTCACCTCGATGCGCCCGATCGACCCGAACAACGTGGTGCGCGGGCAGTACGCCGGCTACCGCGGCAAGGACGACGTGGCCGACGACTCCGACACCGAGACCTTCGTCGCGCTCAAGGTCGAGATCGACAACTGGCGGTGGGCGGGCGTGCCGTTCTACCTGCGCACCGGCAAGAAGCTCGCCGAGGGCGCCCGGATCATCTCGATCGCGTTCAAGGAGCCGCCGCTGTCGATGTTCCCGGCGGGCTCGAACGCCGGCACCCAGGGGCCCGACCACCTCACCTTCGACCTGGCCGACCAGTCCAAGATGTCGCTGTCGTTCTACGGCAAGCGGCCCGGGCCGGGGCTGAAGCTGGAGAAGGCCTCGATGCAGTTCGCCACCCACGAGACCACGTCGTCGGGGGCGGTCCTGGAGGCGTACGAGCGGCTGATCTACGACGCGATCCGCGGTGACCACACGCTGTTCACCACCGCCGAGGGCATCGAGACCCTGTGGGAGCGCTCGGTCCCGCTGCTCCAGGACCCGCCCCCGGTCCGGCTCTACGCCCCGGGCAGCTGGGGACCCAACGCGATCCACCAGCTGATCGCCCCGCACGCCTGGCGGCTGCCGTTCGAGCGGTCCTGGCGCGGGGTCTCCCGCTAG
- a CDS encoding HelD family protein, with translation MSDELVEREVANEQAFVDRVYVQLKDSAQAARQLAREGHDRGKIGHEGGLVERDAMVYQAARRIAQLDAAHEGLVFGRLDLRPEKDPEPRYIGRIGLRDADRDSLLIDWRAPAAAVFYQATAATPQDVVRRRVLRCAGPRVVGVEDELLDDSVETDLPIVGEGALMAQLSRARDRSMHSIVATIQAEQDKAIRAPGKGAVLITGGPGTGKTVVALHRAAYLLYTERRRYETGGVLVVGPSGVFMRYIERVLPSLGETAVALRSLGEVVDGVRATRQDEPSVADVKGAARMAEVLRRTARQQAPGSPDHFRIFWRDDTIVLDRGVLGRVRRQLMSQGPRNKQLPRVANALLDAMWRQVRGERGRERGREAFNDDMLSDQSFMDFAAAWWPPLHARDVLGWLRDPELLARVSDDVLSAEDERLLLKSWSGAAEDLSVQDVPLLDELRYALGDVPVKVEDERDNPLAALEGSVDMQELFTAADREYAPTGRAWAAPTHRIEDDGFAHVLVDEAQDLTPMQWRMVGRRGRTASWTIVGDPAQSSWPVPEEASAARAEALAGKALHEFHLSTNYRNSAEIYEHAAAYAERVGLNADLPTAVRSTGVHPKVVEGVADLEAATREAVVEVAGAVGGTVAIVVPAARRSEANAWLASWPELAEDATGARAAVDSSVTPSGEDRVVVLTGLDTKGLEFDAIVVVRPEEIESEALTGRATLYVVLTRATQLLTTIS, from the coding sequence TTGAGTGACGAGCTGGTGGAGCGAGAGGTCGCGAACGAGCAGGCGTTCGTCGACCGCGTCTACGTGCAGCTGAAGGACTCGGCCCAGGCCGCCCGACAGCTCGCGCGCGAGGGCCACGACCGCGGCAAGATCGGCCACGAGGGTGGCCTGGTCGAGCGCGACGCGATGGTCTACCAGGCGGCGCGCCGGATCGCCCAGCTCGACGCCGCGCACGAGGGCCTGGTCTTCGGCCGCCTCGACCTGCGTCCGGAGAAGGACCCCGAGCCGCGCTACATCGGCCGGATCGGGCTGCGCGACGCCGACCGCGACTCGCTGCTCATCGACTGGCGTGCCCCGGCCGCCGCGGTGTTCTACCAGGCGACCGCTGCCACGCCGCAGGACGTCGTACGCCGCCGGGTGCTGCGCTGCGCCGGTCCCCGCGTCGTCGGGGTCGAGGACGAACTGCTCGACGACTCGGTCGAGACCGACCTCCCGATCGTCGGCGAGGGCGCGCTGATGGCGCAGCTCTCCCGGGCCCGGGACCGGTCGATGCACTCGATCGTCGCCACCATCCAGGCCGAGCAGGACAAGGCGATCCGCGCGCCCGGCAAGGGTGCCGTGCTGATCACCGGCGGACCCGGCACCGGCAAGACAGTGGTCGCGCTGCACCGCGCGGCGTACCTGCTCTACACCGAGCGGCGCCGCTACGAGACCGGCGGCGTCCTCGTCGTCGGCCCCAGCGGCGTCTTCATGCGCTACATCGAGCGGGTGCTGCCCAGCCTCGGCGAGACCGCCGTCGCGCTGCGCTCGCTCGGCGAGGTCGTCGACGGCGTGCGTGCGACCCGGCAGGACGAGCCGTCGGTCGCCGACGTCAAGGGTGCGGCCCGGATGGCCGAGGTGCTGCGCCGTACCGCCCGCCAGCAGGCCCCGGGCAGCCCCGACCACTTCCGGATCTTCTGGCGCGACGACACGATCGTGCTGGACCGGGGCGTGCTCGGGCGGGTCCGCCGCCAGCTGATGTCCCAGGGGCCGCGCAACAAGCAGCTGCCCCGGGTCGCCAACGCGCTGCTCGACGCCATGTGGCGCCAGGTGCGCGGCGAGCGGGGCCGCGAGCGGGGCCGCGAGGCGTTCAACGACGACATGCTCTCCGACCAGTCCTTCATGGACTTCGCCGCGGCCTGGTGGCCGCCGCTGCACGCCCGCGACGTGCTGGGCTGGCTGCGCGACCCCGAGCTGCTGGCCCGGGTCTCCGACGACGTGCTCTCGGCCGAGGACGAGCGGCTGCTGCTGAAGTCGTGGAGCGGAGCCGCCGAGGACCTCTCGGTCCAGGACGTGCCGCTGCTCGACGAGCTGCGCTACGCGCTGGGCGACGTCCCGGTGAAGGTCGAGGACGAGCGGGACAACCCGCTGGCCGCCCTCGAGGGGTCGGTGGACATGCAGGAGCTCTTCACCGCCGCCGACCGCGAGTACGCCCCCACCGGTCGGGCCTGGGCGGCGCCGACGCACCGCATCGAGGACGACGGCTTCGCGCACGTGCTCGTCGACGAGGCCCAGGACCTCACGCCGATGCAGTGGCGGATGGTCGGCCGCCGCGGCCGGACGGCGTCCTGGACGATCGTCGGGGACCCCGCGCAGTCGTCCTGGCCGGTGCCCGAGGAGGCCTCGGCCGCGCGCGCCGAGGCGCTCGCGGGCAAGGCGCTGCACGAGTTCCACCTCTCCACGAACTACCGCAACTCCGCCGAGATCTACGAGCATGCAGCGGCGTACGCCGAGCGGGTCGGGCTGAACGCCGACCTGCCCACCGCCGTGCGCTCCACCGGCGTCCACCCGAAGGTCGTCGAGGGCGTCGCCGACCTCGAGGCCGCGACCCGCGAGGCAGTCGTCGAGGTCGCCGGTGCCGTGGGCGGCACCGTCGCCATCGTGGTCCCGGCCGCCCGCCGCTCCGAGGCGAACGCCTGGCTGGCGTCGTGGCCGGAGCTCGCCGAGGACGCCACCGGCGCCCGGGCCGCGGTGGACTCCTCGGTGACCCCGTCGGGGGAGGACCGGGTCGTGGTGCTCACCGGCCTGGACACCAAGGGCCTGGAGTTCGACGCGATCGTCGTGGTGCGGCCCGAGGAGATCGAGAGCGAGGCACTCACCGGCCGCGCCACGCTGTACGTCGTCCTCACCCGCGCCACCCAGCTGCTGACCACGATCTCCTGA
- a CDS encoding anthranilate synthase family protein gives MTATPSAARAAIDALQEHEAWAIIRRSTRAGDRDTVGLVGGRRSVVESLLDVPLEEGPPAAGHIADRLVAVPFRQVAERGFEAHDDGTPLVVVDVETEQEFSVAEVVAAIDEVPVEFADRGGFETSDAEYEKLVEAIVRDEIGQGEGANLVVGRRYRARVADWGADKALAVFRRLLEREHGAYWTYVFFTGDRYLVGASPERHVSIHGGDVRMNPISGTFRIPGEGDTRQQLLDFLADEKEIYELFMVVDEELKMMCDICTEGGQVLGPFLKPMSRLVHTEYLLAGRTTKDPREVLRDTMYAATVTGSPVENACRLIKAYETHGRGYYGAALAILGRDAEGGPVVDSPIVIRTADVGLDGTLTVTAGATLVRDCDPAYEVAETHAKAGGILSAFGLVPPAPVPDVNVAELVSDEDVLLALNARNRRLSGFWLTDQGGADPDPRLAGRSAVILDGEDDFVNMLRHVLRVLGMTSEVVRHEDYRPGVLDGYDLVLVGPGPGDPRDGDDPKMAQLRAAVAELLEQQRPFLAVCLGHQALCHQLGLPLTYKDIVFQGTQSPVPIGGRTERVGFYNTFVARPDDATVLPDGVSVETDPETGDVHLVRGPHFRGIQFHAESILTERGYDLLHDLVAGLLLD, from the coding sequence ATGACTGCCACGCCTTCCGCCGCCCGGGCCGCGATCGACGCGCTCCAGGAGCACGAGGCCTGGGCGATCATCCGGCGCTCGACCCGGGCCGGCGACCGGGACACGGTCGGCCTCGTGGGGGGACGGCGCAGCGTGGTCGAGTCGCTGCTCGACGTACCCCTCGAGGAGGGCCCGCCGGCCGCGGGCCACATCGCGGACCGGCTGGTCGCGGTGCCGTTCCGGCAGGTCGCCGAGCGCGGCTTCGAGGCCCACGACGACGGCACCCCGCTGGTCGTGGTCGACGTCGAGACCGAGCAGGAGTTCTCGGTCGCGGAGGTCGTGGCCGCGATCGACGAGGTGCCTGTCGAGTTCGCCGACCGCGGCGGCTTCGAGACCTCCGACGCCGAGTACGAGAAGCTCGTCGAGGCGATCGTGCGCGACGAGATCGGCCAGGGCGAGGGCGCCAACCTCGTGGTCGGGCGCCGCTACCGGGCCCGGGTCGCCGACTGGGGCGCCGACAAGGCCCTCGCCGTGTTCCGCCGGCTGCTCGAGCGCGAGCACGGCGCCTACTGGACCTACGTCTTCTTCACCGGCGACCGCTACCTGGTCGGGGCCAGCCCCGAGCGGCACGTCTCCATCCACGGCGGCGACGTCCGGATGAACCCGATCAGCGGCACCTTCCGGATCCCCGGCGAGGGCGACACCCGCCAGCAGCTGCTCGACTTCCTGGCCGACGAGAAGGAGATCTACGAGCTCTTCATGGTCGTCGACGAGGAGCTGAAGATGATGTGCGACATCTGCACCGAGGGCGGCCAGGTGCTCGGCCCGTTCCTCAAGCCGATGTCCCGCCTCGTGCACACCGAGTACCTCCTCGCCGGCCGCACCACCAAGGACCCGCGCGAGGTGCTGCGCGACACCATGTACGCCGCGACCGTGACCGGGTCGCCGGTGGAGAACGCCTGCCGGCTGATCAAGGCCTACGAGACCCACGGCCGCGGCTACTACGGGGCGGCACTGGCGATCCTGGGCCGCGACGCCGAGGGCGGCCCCGTGGTGGACAGCCCGATCGTGATCCGCACCGCCGACGTCGGCCTCGACGGCACCCTCACCGTCACCGCCGGCGCCACCCTGGTGCGCGACTGCGACCCGGCGTACGAGGTCGCCGAGACGCATGCCAAGGCCGGCGGGATCCTCAGCGCCTTCGGCCTGGTGCCGCCGGCGCCGGTCCCGGACGTCAACGTCGCCGAGCTGGTCAGCGACGAGGACGTGCTGCTGGCGCTGAACGCCCGCAACCGGCGGCTCTCGGGGTTCTGGCTCACCGACCAGGGCGGCGCCGACCCCGACCCGCGGCTGGCCGGGCGCAGCGCGGTGATCCTCGACGGCGAGGACGACTTCGTGAACATGCTGCGCCACGTGCTGCGGGTGCTCGGCATGACCAGCGAGGTGGTCCGCCACGAGGACTACCGGCCCGGGGTGCTGGACGGCTACGACCTGGTCCTCGTCGGCCCCGGCCCCGGCGACCCGCGCGACGGCGACGACCCGAAGATGGCGCAGCTGCGCGCGGCCGTGGCCGAGCTGCTGGAGCAGCAGCGACCGTTCCTGGCGGTGTGCCTGGGCCACCAGGCGCTGTGCCACCAGCTGGGCCTGCCGCTGACCTACAAGGACATCGTCTTCCAGGGGACCCAGTCCCCGGTCCCGATCGGCGGCCGCACCGAGCGGGTGGGGTTCTACAACACGTTCGTGGCGCGGCCCGACGACGCCACGGTGCTGCCCGACGGCGTGAGCGTCGAGACCGACCCGGAGACCGGCGACGTGCACCTGGTCCGCGGGCCGCACTTCCGCGGCATCCAGTTCCACGCCGAGTCGATCCTCACCGAGCGCGGCTACGACCTGCTGCACGACCTGGTCGCCGGGCTCCTGCTGGACTGA
- a CDS encoding enoyl-CoA hydratase-related protein yields the protein MSDSAAAPDRVVHYEVSDGLATITLDSPHNRNALSRQLVGELVAALDRAAADDDARVVLIRATGTVFCSGADLAEAATGSMEEGALTIIAIQRRILTLPKPVVTRVHGAVRAGGTGIVAASDVAISAEEASFALTEVKLGLAPAAISVTVLPRMTSRAAALACLGGETFRGADAAAYGLVTSAVPRDHLDEAVDAVCASLGTGAAQGLRETKALLNRELVERLDARGPELAALSARLFGSEEAKEAMLAFLSRSR from the coding sequence ATGAGCGACTCCGCCGCCGCCCCGGACCGGGTGGTCCACTACGAGGTCTCCGACGGCCTGGCCACGATCACCCTCGACTCCCCCCACAACCGCAACGCGCTCTCGCGCCAGCTGGTCGGCGAGCTGGTGGCCGCCCTGGACCGGGCAGCAGCGGACGACGACGCCCGGGTCGTGCTGATCCGGGCGACGGGCACGGTGTTCTGCTCCGGTGCTGACCTCGCCGAGGCCGCCACCGGGAGCATGGAGGAGGGCGCGCTCACGATCATCGCCATCCAGCGCCGCATCCTCACCCTGCCCAAGCCGGTCGTCACCCGGGTGCACGGCGCCGTGCGCGCCGGCGGCACCGGCATCGTGGCCGCCTCCGACGTCGCGATCAGCGCCGAGGAGGCCTCCTTCGCGCTCACCGAGGTCAAGCTCGGCCTGGCCCCGGCGGCGATCTCGGTGACCGTGCTGCCCCGGATGACCAGCCGCGCGGCAGCGCTGGCCTGCCTGGGCGGCGAGACGTTCCGCGGCGCCGACGCCGCGGCGTACGGCCTGGTGACCAGCGCCGTCCCGCGCGACCACCTCGACGAGGCGGTGGACGCGGTCTGCGCGAGCCTCGGCACCGGCGCGGCGCAGGGCCTGCGCGAGACCAAGGCGCTGCTCAACCGCGAGCTGGTCGAGCGGCTCGACGCCCGCGGGCCCGAGCTCGCGGCGCTGAGCGCCCGCCTCTTCGGCTCCGAGGAGGCCAAGGAGGCGATGCTCGCCTTCCTGTCCCGCTCCCGGTAG
- a CDS encoding anthranilate synthase component II: MVDADVVVVDHHDSYTWNLVHLVAGVTGRLPRVVQHDEVSAADLLAHSHVVLSPGPGSPHDPADFTVGLEVLRAATRPVLGVCLGMQGLVAAYGGRVGRVRPAHGEVATVRHDGRGVFAGVPQGFAAVRYHSLAAQEVPECLEVTARATDGVVLGVRHRTLPLEGVQFHPESVLSEHGARLVANFLGPR, from the coding sequence GTGGTCGACGCGGACGTCGTGGTCGTCGACCACCACGACTCCTACACCTGGAACCTGGTGCACCTGGTCGCCGGCGTCACCGGCCGGCTGCCTCGGGTCGTGCAGCACGACGAGGTGAGCGCGGCCGACCTGCTGGCGCACTCCCACGTCGTGCTCTCCCCGGGCCCGGGGTCACCCCACGACCCGGCGGACTTCACGGTCGGGCTGGAGGTGCTGCGGGCGGCCACCCGGCCGGTGCTCGGCGTCTGCCTGGGCATGCAGGGGCTGGTCGCGGCGTACGGCGGCCGGGTGGGGCGGGTGCGGCCCGCGCACGGGGAGGTGGCCACGGTCCGCCACGACGGGCGCGGCGTGTTCGCCGGCGTCCCGCAGGGCTTCGCGGCGGTGCGCTACCACTCCCTGGCGGCGCAGGAGGTCCCCGAGTGCCTCGAGGTCACCGCCCGCGCCACCGACGGGGTGGTGCTCGGGGTGCGGCACCGCACGCTGCCGCTCGAGGGCGTCCAGTTCCATCCCGAGTCGGTGCTCTCCGAGCACGGCGCCCGGCTGGTCGCGAACTTCCTGGGCCCCCGATGA
- a CDS encoding anthranilate synthase component I family protein translates to MTGPAEEFRAVAARHPRCFWLDGVGSRPWSGRRSVLGWLEPEDVSLAYDARTREVTRYAGGRAEVVGDDPFTVLAEELAAGSATDRWFGYLGYAARADLPAYPSRRDGAGLPDAVWMRPSRVRVVEVPLLGQSSGFSGSAMPENPGDPRPPTPTYRAAFDRVQEHLHAGASYEVNLTHRVTRAVDRDPVATYLRLRELNPAPYAGFVQHDVPGAQAWVLGSSPERYALVERHPDGGRTLETRPIKGTTPRGSTPEEDERWRTELRTAARFRAENLMIVDLLRNDLAQVCEPDTVQVPELMAVESYATVHQLVSTVRGRLRPDVPTVEALRALFPAGSMTGAPKLRTMQVIEEVEVTPRGAYAGALGWVGADGRADLGVVIRALTTTGNGTWQVGTGGGVTVHSSVEAEYAEAVLKAERVLAALAVGHRR, encoded by the coding sequence ATGACCGGCCCGGCCGAGGAGTTCCGCGCCGTCGCGGCGCGGCACCCCCGGTGCTTCTGGCTGGACGGGGTCGGCTCCCGGCCCTGGTCGGGCCGTCGCTCGGTGCTGGGCTGGCTGGAGCCCGAGGACGTCTCGCTGGCCTACGACGCGCGCACCCGCGAGGTCACCCGGTACGCCGGAGGCCGCGCCGAGGTCGTCGGCGACGACCCGTTCACGGTCCTGGCCGAGGAGCTGGCCGCCGGGTCGGCCACCGACCGGTGGTTCGGCTACCTCGGGTACGCCGCGCGCGCCGACCTCCCGGCGTACCCCTCCCGCCGGGACGGGGCCGGGCTGCCCGACGCGGTGTGGATGCGGCCCAGCCGGGTCCGGGTCGTCGAGGTGCCACTTCTGGGGCAGTCCTCGGGGTTCTCGGGGTCTGCAATGCCCGAGAACCCCGGGGATCCCCGGCCCCCCACCCCCACCTACCGCGCCGCCTTCGACCGGGTCCAGGAGCACCTGCACGCGGGGGCGAGCTACGAGGTGAACCTGACCCACCGGGTGACCCGGGCGGTGGACCGGGACCCGGTGGCGACGTACCTGCGGCTGCGCGAGCTCAATCCCGCGCCGTACGCCGGGTTCGTCCAGCACGACGTGCCGGGCGCCCAGGCGTGGGTGCTCGGGTCCAGCCCGGAGCGCTACGCGCTGGTCGAGCGGCACCCGGACGGCGGGCGGACCCTCGAGACCCGGCCGATCAAGGGCACCACGCCCCGGGGCTCGACGCCGGAGGAGGACGAGCGGTGGCGCACCGAGCTGCGCACCGCTGCTCGGTTCCGGGCCGAGAACCTGATGATCGTCGACCTGCTCCGCAACGACCTGGCCCAGGTGTGCGAGCCCGACACGGTGCAGGTGCCGGAGCTGATGGCGGTGGAGTCCTACGCGACGGTGCACCAGCTGGTCTCGACGGTGCGCGGCCGGCTGCGGCCCGACGTACCCACCGTCGAGGCGCTGCGCGCGCTGTTCCCGGCCGGCTCGATGACCGGGGCGCCCAAGCTGCGCACCATGCAGGTGATCGAGGAGGTCGAGGTGACCCCCCGGGGCGCGTACGCCGGAGCGCTGGGGTGGGTGGGCGCCGACGGCCGGGCCGACCTCGGCGTGGTGATCCGGGCGCTGACCACCACCGGCAACGGGACCTGGCAGGTCGGCACCGGCGGCGGCGTCACCGTCCACTCCAGCGTCGAGGCCGAGTATGCCGAGGCGGTGCTCAAGGCGGAGCGGGTGCTGGCCGCGCTCGCGGTCGGCCACCGGAGGTGA
- a CDS encoding thioesterase family protein, translated as MTGVDLSFFTRDTAPDGAETLLPTDLARSLWGNDHLHGVAVSGALARAAERAVAELGRDDLRPARYTVDLYRAATTAACVLTTEVVREGPRLCLVDATLSQDGRPVARAGALFLKAAGSTGGEVWAPEEADPVPPPADLAPPTDEPHVPFVASDAGWSQDFREHQNAGRKQTWSTGPRIVAGEELTPFQAVASLADGASLVTNWGSRGVEHINTDITLALAREPDGVSIGLQAVDRREHDGIAVGTAAVFDRSGRLGTVITTALANAKRVVNFGEVEHAEDGTRRRTSTPGA; from the coding sequence ATGACCGGCGTGGACCTGTCCTTCTTCACGCGCGACACCGCGCCCGACGGCGCCGAGACGCTGCTGCCGACCGACCTCGCCCGCAGCCTGTGGGGCAACGACCACCTGCACGGGGTCGCGGTCAGCGGCGCCCTGGCCCGGGCCGCGGAGCGGGCCGTCGCCGAGCTGGGCCGCGACGACCTGCGGCCGGCGCGCTACACCGTCGACCTGTACCGGGCCGCGACGACGGCCGCCTGCGTGCTGACCACCGAGGTGGTGCGCGAGGGGCCGCGGCTGTGCCTGGTCGACGCGACACTCAGCCAGGACGGGCGCCCCGTCGCCCGGGCGGGCGCCCTGTTCCTCAAGGCCGCCGGCAGCACCGGCGGCGAGGTGTGGGCGCCCGAGGAGGCCGACCCGGTCCCCCCGCCGGCCGACCTCGCGCCGCCCACCGACGAGCCGCACGTGCCGTTCGTGGCCAGCGACGCTGGCTGGTCCCAGGACTTCCGCGAGCACCAGAACGCCGGGCGCAAGCAGACCTGGAGCACCGGCCCGCGGATCGTCGCCGGGGAGGAGCTCACCCCGTTCCAGGCGGTGGCCTCGCTCGCCGACGGGGCCAGCCTGGTCACGAACTGGGGCAGCCGCGGCGTGGAGCACATCAACACCGACATCACCCTGGCCCTGGCCCGGGAGCCCGACGGGGTCTCGATCGGCCTCCAGGCCGTCGACCGGCGCGAGCACGACGGCATCGCGGTCGGCACGGCAGCGGTCTTCGACCGCTCCGGACGGCTCGGCACCGTCATCACCACCGCGCTGGCCAACGCCAAGCGGGTCGTGAACTTCGGCGAGGTCGAGCACGCCGAGGACGGCACCCGACGGCGTACGTCGACGCCCGGCGCCTGA